In a single window of the Microbacterium sp. Root61 genome:
- a CDS encoding HAD-IIA family hydrolase translates to MGLFSRKDGPTPLEGVDVVLADLDGVVYAGPGPLPYAVDSLNLAAQTRRLGYITNNASRTDASVAQHLRDLGLNTEPRDVVTSPQAAMRLLTDRVPHGATVLVVGGEGLVVEVEKAGFVVTRSAEDAPAAVVQGFAPEVGWAQLAEAAYALKLPEDEGGIPWIATNTDWTIPQQRGIAPGNGTLVSAVHTAVGRLATVAGKPEKPIFEEAVARFGAQHPLFLGDRLDTDIMGADRAGMPSALVLTGIDRPKHVLAAPPGSRPTFILGDLRELHEPYPVVQIKGDVATVRGASVRIDGPDVRILSEGDRPIDLVRAGAAAIWATGRGIFGFRVPERLYHDPFHRP, encoded by the coding sequence ATGGGGCTGTTCTCCCGGAAGGACGGACCGACGCCGCTCGAGGGAGTGGACGTGGTGCTCGCTGACCTCGACGGTGTCGTCTACGCCGGTCCTGGCCCGCTGCCGTACGCCGTGGACAGCCTGAACCTCGCGGCGCAGACGCGACGCCTCGGCTACATCACGAACAACGCGTCGCGCACGGATGCCTCCGTGGCGCAGCACTTGCGTGACCTCGGCCTCAACACTGAGCCGCGCGATGTCGTGACGAGCCCGCAGGCGGCCATGCGACTGCTGACCGATCGCGTTCCGCACGGTGCGACCGTGCTGGTCGTCGGCGGCGAGGGCCTCGTCGTCGAAGTGGAGAAGGCCGGCTTCGTGGTCACGCGCAGTGCGGAGGATGCCCCGGCAGCCGTCGTGCAGGGCTTCGCCCCCGAGGTCGGCTGGGCGCAGCTCGCCGAAGCCGCCTATGCGCTGAAGCTCCCGGAGGACGAGGGGGGCATCCCCTGGATCGCCACCAACACCGACTGGACGATCCCGCAGCAGCGTGGCATCGCTCCCGGCAACGGCACGCTCGTCTCCGCGGTCCACACGGCCGTCGGCCGTCTCGCGACGGTGGCCGGCAAGCCGGAGAAGCCGATCTTCGAGGAGGCCGTCGCGCGGTTCGGGGCGCAGCATCCGCTGTTCCTCGGTGACCGTCTCGACACCGACATCATGGGCGCGGACCGCGCCGGCATGCCGTCCGCGCTCGTGCTCACGGGCATCGACCGGCCCAAGCACGTGCTCGCCGCCCCGCCAGGCTCGCGTCCCACGTTCATCCTCGGCGACCTGCGCGAGCTGCACGAGCCGTACCCGGTCGTTCAGATCAAGGGCGATGTCGCCACCGTGCGCGGAGCATCGGTCCGCATCGACGGCCCCGATGTGCGCATCCTCAGCGAGGGCGACCGCCCGATCGACCTGGTGCGCGCGGGCGCAGCCGCGATCTGGGCCACTGGGCGCGGGATCTTCGGCTTCCGTGTGCCCGAACGGCTCTACCACGACCCGTTCCACCGGCCTTAG
- a CDS encoding TlyA family RNA methyltransferase, with translation MTQRLDAALAVRGLARSRTHAAGLITEGLVSVDGRTVVKPSTHVSDDAALEVAGADHYVSRAAHKLIAALDAFDVPVSGRLALDLGASTGGFTQVLRERGADPVIALDVGHGQIVASVAEDPRVIVVEGFNARDLTPSALQGVTGVDAAPELITGDLSFISLGHVLAPIRSVLAPGGDVVLLIKPQFEVGRTAVKGGLVTDAGVRADAVTGVLWEAWDAGFGTLGLISSPLVGTHGNAEFVAHFAVDRGSNPTDWLSTASRLAGER, from the coding sequence ATGACACAGCGACTGGATGCCGCCCTCGCCGTGCGAGGACTGGCGCGATCCCGCACGCATGCCGCCGGCCTCATCACCGAAGGCCTCGTCTCGGTCGACGGCCGCACCGTGGTGAAGCCGTCGACGCACGTCAGTGACGACGCCGCCCTCGAAGTCGCGGGAGCCGACCACTATGTCAGCCGCGCAGCGCACAAGCTGATCGCGGCGCTCGACGCGTTCGACGTACCCGTCAGCGGGCGCCTCGCGCTCGATCTCGGCGCCTCCACCGGCGGATTCACCCAGGTGCTGCGCGAACGCGGTGCCGACCCGGTGATCGCCTTGGACGTGGGTCACGGTCAGATCGTGGCATCCGTCGCCGAAGACCCGCGGGTCATCGTGGTCGAAGGATTCAACGCGCGAGACCTCACACCGTCAGCGCTGCAGGGCGTGACGGGAGTGGATGCCGCACCCGAGCTGATCACGGGCGACCTGTCGTTCATCTCACTCGGGCACGTGTTGGCCCCGATCCGCAGCGTGCTCGCGCCGGGCGGCGACGTCGTGCTGCTGATCAAGCCGCAGTTCGAGGTCGGCCGCACTGCCGTCAAGGGCGGACTGGTGACGGATGCCGGAGTTCGGGCGGATGCCGTCACCGGTGTGCTGTGGGAGGCATGGGATGCCGGCTTCGGCACCCTGGGCCTCATCTCCTCGCCGCTGGTCGGAACGCACGGGAACGCCGAGTTCGTCGCGCACTTCGCCGTGGACCGCGGGAGCAACCCGACCGACTGGCTGAGCACGGCGAGCCGTCTGGCCGGGGAGCGCTGA
- a CDS encoding AI-2E family transporter has protein sequence MGLFRDDPQRVQLESPDVGLRATRAPWSLWADGFGKLGIRAIQIIVVVAVAGGIIFAIQQLTLVTIPLVIALILACAFAPVMRWMRGRGIPSVFATLLTMLAIVVILTALGWLVVWAVRDQWDELYSQAEDGFQQLLAWAQTLPFDWLSPEQIDEWIDSLIGFVTSAQFGSGALAGVGAVANFVTGLVLMVTILFFFLKDGPQMWEFLLRPFRGENYLRARRIGDKTTVVLGSYVRGTATVAAVDAVGILIGLLILQVPLAIPLAVLVFLLAFIPIVGATVAGILAALVALVANGPINALFVVGVVVLVNQLEGNFLQPVLMGRSMKLHAFVILVALTVGTVLGGILGAVLAVPIAAAVWGIIQVWDGPDLPVRWARPKQPIAS, from the coding sequence ATGGGACTGTTCCGCGACGACCCGCAGCGGGTCCAGCTCGAATCACCGGATGTAGGGCTCAGGGCGACGCGGGCGCCGTGGAGCCTGTGGGCCGATGGGTTCGGCAAGCTCGGCATCCGGGCGATCCAGATCATCGTCGTGGTGGCCGTCGCCGGCGGAATCATCTTCGCCATCCAGCAGCTCACCCTGGTCACGATCCCCCTCGTGATCGCTCTGATCCTCGCGTGCGCATTCGCGCCGGTCATGCGATGGATGCGGGGACGCGGCATCCCGTCGGTATTCGCGACCCTGCTCACCATGCTCGCGATCGTCGTGATCCTGACCGCGCTGGGGTGGCTCGTCGTCTGGGCGGTGCGCGATCAGTGGGACGAATTGTATTCGCAGGCCGAAGACGGCTTCCAGCAGCTGCTCGCCTGGGCGCAGACGCTGCCGTTCGACTGGCTGAGTCCCGAGCAGATCGATGAGTGGATCGACTCACTGATCGGCTTCGTCACGAGTGCACAGTTCGGTTCCGGCGCCCTCGCGGGTGTGGGCGCGGTCGCCAACTTCGTCACCGGCCTCGTCCTCATGGTGACGATCCTGTTCTTCTTCCTCAAGGACGGCCCGCAGATGTGGGAGTTCCTGCTGCGCCCGTTCCGGGGCGAGAACTACTTGCGCGCGCGGCGCATCGGCGACAAGACGACAGTCGTGCTCGGGTCGTACGTGCGCGGCACCGCGACCGTCGCCGCCGTGGACGCGGTCGGAATCCTCATCGGACTGCTGATCTTGCAGGTACCGCTGGCGATCCCGCTCGCCGTGCTGGTGTTCCTCCTCGCGTTCATCCCCATCGTCGGTGCGACCGTCGCCGGCATCCTCGCCGCGCTCGTGGCTCTGGTAGCGAACGGTCCGATCAACGCTCTGTTCGTGGTCGGAGTGGTCGTGCTCGTGAACCAGCTCGAGGGCAACTTCCTCCAGCCGGTGCTGATGGGGCGCTCGATGAAGCTGCACGCATTCGTCATCCTGGTCGCGCTGACGGTCGGAACCGTACTCGGCGGCATCCTCGGCGCGGTGCTCGCCGTGCCGATCGCTGCAGCCGTGTGGGGCATCATCCAGGTGTGGGACGGACCCGATCTCCCGGTGCGCTGGGCTAGACCGAAGCAGCCGATCGCCTCCTGA
- a CDS encoding ATP-binding protein encodes MGTNAVETTMVGRADALERLRGAFEAGRRGEPRAVVIAGEAGIGKTRLLQEFLRELSDDAAEPRVVVASGQCVDLGPIGAPFTPIRRVLRELYEAVGDGAFRAAAQSPAVISTLASLLPELDSSLPDRVGVADYIAEAVERLLERLSAEHHLVLVIEDVHWADSATLALLSTLALTLRGTHLTIVMTYRSDDVGRGHPLRPVLAELERSRIVTSLELPRLSAEEIAEHIRHLTGDTADGAMIDRIAERSGGIPFFVEELVGLGDDALPDTLRGLILARVDRLDPTARRVVETLCAGGVHVSDEVLARVWTGDADARATGARTAIAAGILTADDDGFTFRHALIREALHDELLPGERIALHRAYALDLQERIDEGEPGLAATAAEHWLAARDDARTFRATADALGEARAAFAIATVAPLGERLLELWDQVPTPERVVGTRYGRLAVDTINLLEDLGASARGLRVAEVALARELPAIDRAELLLVSVRGLSPIAGGWETSRDRMEDALDIVDEDASREAGSVRVRALSLLAQNPHATDPVGLLDRAMDIAETADDPDLIATVLRARGVALYGRVPEGSLLADLQRAATLAIDPVRHYSTMNSLAAAYFHLRRYEECIDVALTAYDECVLLGLERGVGAFLLANAAEAQLATGRYDAGMATGRRAIELRPAQGFHSFAVRTLARAAIWNDRVEDADAAVARMDDTVWMPDDPDETAGWAVYRTERLLLQAETESGGRRAALIDEAIGAIVPVFGAVTQNSAGVREEALPTVAWTLRMAADSGMDAAALAVPFAQDAAASAERGDNLTVRALIAAEAACTGSVDAVTGWEQACLVTAADTATRGQRHYARFRLGQALQSQGCEDEAAAAFALVAKQAPADGHALLARWALAGAPRPLRPSASRRRDTTAPTLTSRETEVLGLVAEGLTNPQIGARLFISPKTASVHVSAILAKIGAANRAEAAAWFAAKQAGS; translated from the coding sequence ATGGGGACGAACGCGGTCGAGACGACCATGGTGGGTCGCGCCGACGCGCTGGAACGTCTTCGCGGCGCGTTCGAGGCCGGTCGCCGCGGAGAGCCGCGCGCGGTCGTCATCGCGGGCGAGGCCGGCATCGGCAAGACCCGCCTGCTGCAGGAGTTCCTGCGTGAGCTGAGCGACGACGCAGCCGAGCCCCGCGTGGTGGTCGCGTCCGGCCAGTGCGTGGATCTGGGACCGATCGGCGCTCCGTTCACGCCCATCCGCCGCGTGCTGCGCGAGTTGTACGAAGCAGTCGGAGACGGGGCTTTCCGCGCGGCCGCGCAGTCCCCTGCAGTGATCTCGACCCTGGCCTCGCTCCTTCCCGAGCTGGACAGCAGCCTCCCCGACCGCGTCGGTGTCGCCGACTACATCGCGGAGGCGGTGGAGCGGCTGCTGGAGCGCCTCTCGGCGGAGCATCACCTGGTCCTGGTCATCGAGGACGTGCACTGGGCGGATTCCGCGACACTCGCGCTGCTGTCCACCCTCGCCCTCACGCTGCGCGGTACACACCTGACGATCGTGATGACCTACCGCAGCGACGATGTCGGACGCGGACATCCGCTGCGCCCGGTGCTGGCCGAGCTCGAGCGCAGTCGCATCGTCACGTCGCTGGAGCTGCCGCGCCTCTCGGCCGAGGAGATCGCCGAACACATCCGGCACCTCACCGGCGATACGGCGGATGGCGCGATGATCGATCGCATCGCGGAGCGCAGCGGCGGCATCCCGTTCTTCGTCGAGGAGCTCGTCGGGCTCGGCGACGACGCCCTCCCCGACACCCTGCGCGGACTGATCCTGGCCCGGGTCGACCGACTCGACCCGACGGCGCGGCGGGTGGTGGAAACCCTCTGCGCGGGCGGGGTACACGTGTCCGACGAGGTGCTGGCACGCGTGTGGACCGGCGATGCGGATGCGCGGGCGACCGGTGCGCGGACAGCGATCGCGGCCGGCATCCTGACCGCCGATGACGACGGCTTCACCTTCCGTCACGCCTTGATCCGCGAGGCGCTGCACGACGAGCTGCTGCCCGGAGAGCGCATCGCGCTGCACCGGGCATACGCGCTCGATCTGCAGGAGCGGATCGACGAGGGCGAACCCGGTCTCGCTGCCACGGCGGCCGAGCACTGGCTCGCCGCACGCGACGATGCGCGAACCTTCCGCGCTACGGCCGACGCGCTGGGCGAGGCGCGCGCCGCCTTCGCGATCGCGACAGTGGCCCCACTCGGCGAGCGTCTCCTCGAGCTGTGGGATCAGGTGCCCACGCCCGAGCGGGTCGTCGGCACCCGCTACGGACGTCTCGCCGTGGACACGATCAATCTGCTGGAGGATCTCGGCGCTTCCGCCCGCGGGCTCCGCGTCGCCGAGGTCGCGCTCGCCCGGGAGCTGCCCGCGATCGACCGCGCCGAGCTGCTGCTGGTCTCCGTCCGGGGGCTCTCCCCGATCGCGGGCGGGTGGGAGACGAGTCGCGACCGGATGGAGGATGCCCTCGACATCGTGGATGAGGATGCCTCGCGCGAGGCGGGGTCGGTGCGGGTCAGGGCACTCTCCCTCCTGGCGCAGAATCCGCACGCCACCGACCCTGTGGGGTTGCTCGATCGCGCGATGGATATCGCAGAGACGGCCGACGATCCCGACCTCATCGCCACGGTGCTGCGTGCGCGCGGCGTCGCCCTGTACGGGCGCGTGCCCGAAGGGTCACTGCTCGCCGATCTGCAGCGCGCGGCGACGCTGGCGATCGACCCGGTACGGCACTACTCGACGATGAACAGCCTTGCCGCCGCGTACTTCCATCTGCGCCGCTACGAGGAGTGCATCGACGTCGCGCTCACCGCATACGACGAGTGCGTGTTGCTCGGCCTGGAGCGCGGGGTCGGCGCGTTCCTGCTCGCCAACGCCGCCGAGGCCCAGCTTGCGACCGGCCGGTACGACGCGGGCATGGCGACGGGGCGGCGGGCGATCGAGCTGCGTCCTGCACAGGGATTCCACTCCTTCGCCGTGCGGACGCTGGCGCGCGCCGCGATCTGGAACGACCGGGTGGAGGACGCCGACGCGGCCGTGGCCCGGATGGATGACACCGTGTGGATGCCGGACGACCCGGACGAGACGGCCGGCTGGGCCGTCTACCGTACCGAGCGATTGTTACTGCAGGCCGAGACCGAGTCCGGCGGCCGACGTGCCGCGCTCATCGACGAAGCCATCGGCGCGATCGTGCCCGTCTTCGGTGCGGTCACGCAGAACTCTGCCGGCGTGCGCGAGGAGGCACTCCCGACCGTCGCGTGGACGCTGCGCATGGCCGCCGACAGCGGAATGGATGCCGCCGCCCTCGCAGTGCCGTTCGCACAGGATGCCGCCGCCAGCGCGGAGCGTGGCGACAACCTCACGGTGCGCGCGCTGATCGCCGCAGAAGCAGCCTGCACCGGGTCCGTCGATGCGGTCACCGGCTGGGAACAGGCCTGTCTCGTCACCGCCGCGGACACCGCGACCCGCGGCCAGCGGCACTACGCCCGCTTCCGGCTCGGCCAGGCGCTGCAGTCGCAGGGGTGCGAGGACGAGGCCGCGGCGGCGTTCGCCCTCGTCGCGAAACAGGCGCCGGCCGACGGCCATGCCCTGCTCGCGCGTTGGGCGCTGGCGGGTGCCCCGCGCCCGCTCCGCCCGAGTGCCTCACGGCGGCGGGACACCACCGCGCCGACACTCACTTCGCGGGAGACCGAGGTGCTCGGGCTGGTGGCGGAGGGCCTCACCAATCCGCAGATCGGCGCCCGCCTGTTCATCTCGCCCAAGACCGCGTCGGTGCACGTGTCGGCGATCCTGGCCAAGATCGGGGCCGCGAATCGCGCGGAAGCCGCTGCCTGGTTCGCCGCGAAACAGGCCGGTTCCTAG
- a CDS encoding energy-coupling factor ABC transporter ATP-binding protein yields MTGGAAVTVRDVRFGYPAGRGDGAPVLDGVSFDIEAGERVAILGPNGAGKTTLMLHLNGILTPSSGEVRIGDTLLARNTVREIRRRVGLVFQDPDDQLFMPTVGEDVAFGPKNFGVTGTALQERVATALEQVGLADAASRAPQHLSLGQRRRAAIATILSMDVDVIVLDEPTSNLDPSARRELSATLGALDATVLVVTHDLPYALELCPRALVLDGGRIVADAPTRELLADATFMAAHGLELPWGFDPLSAPERT; encoded by the coding sequence GTGACCGGAGGGGCCGCGGTCACCGTCCGCGACGTCCGCTTCGGGTACCCGGCCGGGCGCGGCGACGGTGCTCCGGTGCTCGACGGGGTCAGCTTCGACATCGAGGCCGGCGAGCGCGTCGCGATCCTCGGCCCGAACGGCGCAGGCAAGACCACGCTGATGCTGCATCTCAACGGCATCCTGACGCCGTCTTCCGGGGAGGTCCGGATCGGCGACACACTCCTGGCGCGCAACACCGTGCGCGAGATCCGCCGCCGGGTCGGGCTCGTGTTCCAGGACCCCGACGACCAGCTCTTCATGCCGACCGTGGGCGAGGATGTGGCCTTCGGTCCGAAGAACTTCGGCGTCACCGGGACCGCACTGCAGGAGCGCGTCGCGACGGCGCTGGAGCAGGTCGGGCTCGCGGATGCCGCGTCACGCGCCCCGCAGCACCTCTCCCTCGGTCAACGCCGACGCGCCGCGATCGCCACGATCCTCTCGATGGACGTCGACGTGATCGTGCTCGATGAGCCGACCTCGAACCTGGACCCGTCGGCCCGGCGGGAGCTGTCCGCCACGCTCGGGGCGCTGGACGCGACGGTGCTCGTCGTCACTCACGACCTCCCGTACGCGCTCGAACTGTGCCCGCGTGCGCTGGTGCTGGACGGTGGACGGATCGTCGCCGACGCGCCCACCCGGGAACTGCTGGCCGACGCGACCTTCATGGCGGCACACGGCCTCGAGCTGCCCTGGGGCTTCGACCCGCTGTCGGCGCCGGAGCGCACCTGA
- the cbiQ gene encoding cobalt ECF transporter T component CbiQ, with translation MQAAATLWGHRPGDTWLHRASPRAKLLALIVFAVVVVATPREWFLAFAVYGAVIVAILAMARVPVTVVLKRMVIEVPFLVFALLLPFIAEGPRVEIWGLSLSVAGLWGAWGLLVKATLAVLAAVALISTTEPRRIVLALEQLRLPRQLTSIMGFMLRYLDLIVDEGSRMRTARAARGFVATGPRAWRIIAGGVGGLFVRAHGRGERVHLAMLARGYGEGYEA, from the coding sequence GTGCAGGCGGCCGCGACGCTCTGGGGTCACCGTCCCGGCGACACGTGGCTGCATCGCGCCTCCCCCCGCGCCAAGCTGCTCGCCCTGATCGTCTTCGCGGTGGTCGTGGTCGCGACGCCGCGCGAGTGGTTCCTCGCTTTCGCCGTGTACGGGGCTGTGATCGTCGCGATACTGGCGATGGCCCGGGTACCCGTCACGGTGGTGCTGAAGCGGATGGTGATCGAGGTCCCGTTCCTCGTGTTCGCCCTCCTCCTGCCGTTCATCGCCGAAGGCCCCCGGGTGGAGATCTGGGGACTGTCCCTGTCCGTCGCCGGGCTGTGGGGCGCGTGGGGCCTCCTGGTGAAGGCGACCCTCGCGGTGCTCGCCGCGGTCGCCCTCATCTCCACGACCGAGCCCCGCCGCATCGTCCTCGCTCTGGAGCAGCTGCGCCTCCCCCGCCAACTCACCTCGATCATGGGGTTCATGCTGCGCTACCTCGATCTCATCGTCGACGAAGGATCCCGGATGCGGACGGCCCGCGCCGCTCGCGGGTTCGTCGCCACCGGACCACGCGCTTGGCGGATCATCGCCGGCGGGGTGGGCGGGCTCTTCGTCCGCGCGCACGGCCGCGGCGAGCGCGTGCATCTCGCGATGCTGGCCCGCGGGTACGGCGAGGGGTACGAAGCGTGA
- a CDS encoding PDGLE domain-containing protein encodes MSEPEPSPVASPRRRISTRAFTIGAIAIALLLACIVSIWASALPDGLTYVAASTGIDAGEQPHAVSSSPFADYGFVLASNPWLSLAIAGAVGCAVTFGLAWLVGRLAKRRTAED; translated from the coding sequence ATGAGCGAGCCCGAACCCTCCCCCGTCGCGTCGCCCCGCCGTCGGATCTCGACGCGGGCGTTCACGATCGGCGCCATCGCCATCGCGCTGCTGCTGGCCTGCATCGTCAGCATCTGGGCCTCGGCGCTGCCCGACGGACTGACCTATGTCGCGGCATCCACCGGCATCGACGCCGGTGAACAGCCGCACGCCGTGTCCAGCAGTCCGTTCGCGGACTACGGCTTCGTCCTGGCGAGCAATCCGTGGCTGTCGCTGGCCATCGCCGGAGCGGTCGGCTGCGCCGTCACGTTCGGTCTGGCCTGGCTCGTGGGCCGCCTCGCGAAGCGCAGGACGGCCGAGGACTGA
- a CDS encoding energy-coupling factor ABC transporter permease, whose amino-acid sequence MHVPDGFLNIPTSIATGVIAAGGIAVALKLARKEFVDDRKAPMVGIVATLIFAAQMITFPVGAGTSGHLMGGALAAVLVGPGTGLLCISVVLIVQAFLFADGGITALGTNILLMGMVTVVVGWLVFRGLMLVLPGKRWAVAAASGVGAFLSVPAAAAVFVLLFAVGGNVPVPLDAVLAAMVGWHTLIGLGEAIITALIVSAVLATRPDLVYGARYERRATALQEKAATA is encoded by the coding sequence ATGCACGTCCCCGATGGCTTCCTGAATATTCCGACCTCGATCGCGACGGGTGTCATCGCGGCGGGCGGCATCGCCGTGGCGCTCAAGCTCGCACGCAAAGAGTTCGTGGACGATCGGAAGGCGCCGATGGTCGGCATCGTCGCCACGCTGATCTTCGCGGCGCAGATGATCACCTTCCCGGTCGGAGCGGGCACCAGCGGCCATCTCATGGGCGGGGCCCTCGCCGCCGTGCTGGTCGGCCCGGGCACCGGGCTCTTATGCATCAGCGTCGTGCTGATCGTGCAGGCCTTCCTGTTCGCCGACGGCGGGATCACGGCGCTGGGCACGAACATCCTGCTGATGGGCATGGTGACCGTCGTCGTCGGCTGGCTGGTGTTCCGGGGGCTGATGCTCGTCCTCCCGGGGAAGCGCTGGGCGGTGGCCGCGGCATCCGGTGTCGGCGCGTTCCTGTCGGTGCCGGCGGCGGCAGCCGTCTTCGTCCTCCTCTTCGCCGTCGGCGGCAACGTGCCGGTACCCCTCGATGCGGTGCTGGCCGCCATGGTCGGATGGCACACGCTCATCGGACTCGGTGAAGCGATCATCACCGCACTGATCGTCAGCGCCGTCCTGGCCACTCGTCCCGACCTCGTCTACGGCGCGCGCTACGAGCGACGAGCCACAGCGCTCCAGGAGAAGGCGGCTACGGCATGA
- a CDS encoding Fur family transcriptional regulator: MTAIHHGHAHTDVRATDGAESHERLHHESPEAAVAAALAALQARGERVTDGRRAVLETLANTHEHLSADQIVALLERTHPGVHRATVYRTLDMLAEHGVVSSMRAAGGATVYHLAATTAGHEHLHAHCRVCGAVVVVPADSLAEASAAILSTSGFAVDVQKSTLVGVCAACAAELS; this comes from the coding sequence ATGACGGCCATCCACCACGGCCACGCGCACACGGACGTGCGCGCCACCGACGGCGCGGAGTCGCACGAGCGCCTCCACCACGAGTCTCCCGAAGCCGCCGTCGCGGCGGCGCTCGCCGCCCTCCAGGCACGGGGCGAACGGGTCACCGACGGCCGCCGCGCGGTGCTGGAGACGCTCGCGAACACGCACGAGCACCTGAGCGCCGACCAGATCGTCGCGCTGCTCGAGCGGACCCACCCGGGTGTGCACCGGGCGACCGTCTACCGCACCCTCGACATGCTGGCCGAGCACGGTGTGGTGTCATCGATGCGCGCCGCGGGCGGCGCGACGGTCTATCACCTGGCCGCCACCACCGCCGGACACGAGCACCTGCACGCGCACTGCCGGGTCTGCGGCGCGGTCGTGGTGGTGCCGGCGGACAGTCTCGCCGAGGCATCCGCTGCCATCCTGAGCACGAGCGGCTTCGCCGTCGACGTCCAGAAGTCGACCCTGGTCGGGGTCTGCGCCGCGTGTGCGGCCGAGCTCAGCTGA
- a CDS encoding TetR family transcriptional regulator: MSDTASPSSARTAVVAAALDLFAENGFDQTSVEQIAQAAGVSRSTFFRQFGGKDDVVFADHELLLDHLREYLAKPHENPWVAVCEASVHVYRHFAADPELARRRYAVVREVPALRDREIVTVFRYERLFDEYLRQALPGLDPLDAVGFSALVTAVHNHVLRQLIRSPKRVPATVLRRALDDAMRRFGVHPDPAEAGEDDIAIAIFPRRMPAAEVARRLRDSLS; this comes from the coding sequence ATGAGCGACACCGCGTCACCGTCCTCCGCGCGCACCGCCGTCGTGGCGGCCGCGCTCGACCTGTTCGCCGAGAACGGCTTCGACCAGACTTCGGTGGAGCAGATCGCGCAGGCGGCCGGCGTCTCGCGCTCGACGTTCTTCCGGCAGTTCGGCGGCAAGGACGACGTCGTCTTCGCCGACCACGAACTGCTGCTCGATCATCTGCGCGAGTACCTCGCGAAGCCGCACGAGAATCCGTGGGTCGCCGTGTGCGAGGCATCCGTGCACGTCTATCGGCACTTCGCCGCCGATCCGGAGCTCGCCCGGCGACGTTACGCGGTGGTGCGCGAGGTTCCGGCGCTGCGCGACCGCGAGATCGTGACCGTGTTCCGATACGAGCGACTGTTCGACGAATACCTCCGCCAGGCACTCCCCGGACTGGACCCGCTGGACGCCGTGGGCTTCTCGGCGCTGGTGACCGCGGTGCACAACCACGTGCTGCGTCAGCTGATCCGCAGCCCCAAGCGCGTGCCGGCCACGGTCCTGCGCCGGGCGCTCGACGACGCGATGCGCCGGTTCGGCGTGCATCCCGACCCCGCCGAGGCGGGCGAGGACGACATCGCGATCGCGATCTTCCCGCGGCGGATGCCGGCGGCCGAGGTCGCTCGCCGGCTGCGCGACAGTCTCAGCTGA